CAACGCATGGACAGCCGCCATCGTTACCAAATCATTGGGCAGCGCGGATTCCTTACAAACACTGATTAAAAGCGAAGACTGGAACAAATGTCATTTAATCGTAAAAGGCAACCACCTCCAACATTATATCAATGACGTTTTAATGAGCGATGTAACCGACAACGATACCGTAAACGGAAAGTCAGCAGGTATGCTGGGCGTACAGGTACACGTAGGCGGACCGATGAAAGTAGCATATCGTAACATTATGCTGAAACAGGAATAAAATATTTGGGAATTTTTTGATTTACGTATTTAGATATTTAAAATGCAGCGGAGATTAACCTTAATGTTAAATTAAAAAATCATATCTCTACTGCATTTATTTTTCGCTGCATTTTAAATATCTAAATACGTAAATCAAAAAATTCCCAAATATTTAATCTAGTTTTGCACCCTGAATGACTCCAAAAGGAGTGTGTTTGATTGAAAAATGTTAATAGAAATTCAGCAGGAAAGCAATGCCAGGCAGTATAGAATAGCTACTTCCGTATTCTTTTTTATCTCTGGGCTGGGCTACGCCACCTGGGCATCCAGGATACCTTCCATCCAACAGCAACTACATTTAAATGAAGCGCAATTGGGGGCAGTACTCTTTGCGCTGCCGATTGGCCTCATGATAACGATGCCCATTACCGGCAAATTGCTGGGGAGCTTCAGCAGCCGTAAAATCATGGTGGTAGGCGCACTCGTCTTTAATCTCATCCTCAGTTTACCCGGTTTTACCACCAGCGTATGGCAATTGGCACTGATCCTCTTCTGCTTCGGATCATCCCGCAACCTCCTGAACCTGTCAATGAATGCACAGGCGGTACAGGTGCAATATCTCTATCCAAAGTCAATCATGACCACCTTTCACGGCATATGGAGCATTGCCGGTTTCGCCGGTGCCGCCATCGGTTACCTGATGGTATCCATGCATGTGGCGCCCTCCTATCACCTGCTGGCTGTGAGCGCATTATTGTTGGTATTTACGCTGTACTATTATCCCAAATCATACCCCGACCAGCCAACACCGCAACTGGAAAAGAAACCAGTGTTTTCCCTGCCTGATAAATCATTGCTTAAATTTTCCTTTATCTGCTTCGCCTGTATGGCCACAGAAAATACGATGTATGACTGGAGCAGTATCTACTTCCATAAAATAGTGGGTGGCTCCGGATCTGCTGCCACCGCCGCTTTTGTATTATACATGGTATCTATGACCATAGGCCGCTTTGCGGGCGACCGCCTCGTGGCAAAGCTGGGCATTAAAACCATGTTACGTAACAGCGGCTGGTTAATCTTCATCGGCCTGTTACTGGCCATCCTGCTGCCTTACCCTGTCACTACCGGCATCGGGTTCATCTTTACAGGACTGGGAGTAGCCTGTATCGTACCATTGGTTTTCAGTCTCGCAGGAAAATCAAAAAGCACCAACAGCGGACAAACGCTGGCATCTATTTCTACCATCGGTTATATGGGCTTCCTCGTAGTACCACCATTAATCGGCTTTGTGGCACAGGCTTCCAGCCTGCGCTGGTC
The Chitinophaga sp. MM2321 DNA segment above includes these coding regions:
- a CDS encoding MFS transporter produces the protein MLIEIQQESNARQYRIATSVFFFISGLGYATWASRIPSIQQQLHLNEAQLGAVLFALPIGLMITMPITGKLLGSFSSRKIMVVGALVFNLILSLPGFTTSVWQLALILFCFGSSRNLLNLSMNAQAVQVQYLYPKSIMTTFHGIWSIAGFAGAAIGYLMVSMHVAPSYHLLAVSALLLVFTLYYYPKSYPDQPTPQLEKKPVFSLPDKSLLKFSFICFACMATENTMYDWSSIYFHKIVGGSGSAATAAFVLYMVSMTIGRFAGDRLVAKLGIKTMLRNSGWLIFIGLLLAILLPYPVTTGIGFIFTGLGVACIVPLVFSLAGKSKSTNSGQTLASISTIGYMGFLVVPPLIGFVAQASSLRWSFGIMAICGLVIILMVAGIKE